In bacterium, the following are encoded in one genomic region:
- a CDS encoding HIT domain-containing protein, producing MYNNLFVPSKSSYVRGIRPDVKCILCAVRDYDSKVEHLDIYRSKEFIVSLNLHPYNPGHIIIFPKEHILDTRELKPEQVLELFNILSFSLNKLEELYQPQGFNIGFNIREAGASIDHLHLHVVPRYKSEVGFIEVLSGTRIIVEDPHETKKKLIDAYKRCI from the coding sequence ATGTATAATAATCTCTTTGTTCCATCAAAATCTTCTTACGTAAGAGGAATAAGACCAGATGTTAAATGCATCCTTTGTGCAGTTAGGGATTATGATTCAAAGGTGGAGCATCTCGACATCTATAGATCAAAAGAGTTTATAGTTTCTTTAAATTTACACCCGTATAACCCTGGTCATATTATCATATTTCCAAAAGAACATATATTGGATACTAGAGAACTTAAACCTGAACAAGTCTTGGAATTATTTAATATCCTTTCATTTAGTCTGAATAAATTAGAGGAACTTTATCAACCTCAGGGGTTTAATATTGGTTTCAATATAAGAGAAGCAGGAGCAAGTATTGATCACCTTCATCTCCATGTTGTTCCAAGATATAAGAGTGAAGTTGGATTTATAGAGGTTTTATCGGGAACTCGGATTATCGTTGAAGATCCTCATGAAACAAAGAAGAAGCTCATAGATGCATATAAAAGATGCATCTAA